In a single window of the Cucumis melo cultivar AY chromosome 11, USDA_Cmelo_AY_1.0, whole genome shotgun sequence genome:
- the LOC103499591 gene encoding 60S ribosomal protein L34: MVQRLTYRKRHSYATKSNQHRVVKTPGGKLVYQTTKKRASGPKCPVTGKRIQGIPHLRPAEYKRSRLARNRRTVNRAYGGVLSGSAVRERIIRAFLVEEQKIVKKVLKIQKAKEKLASKS, encoded by the exons atggtgCAGCGTCTTACATACCGCAAGCGCCATAGCTATGCTACCAAGTCTAACCAGCACCGTGTCGTCAAAACCCCTG GTGGGAAGCTTGTGTATCAGACTACCAAGAAAAGAGCTAGCGGACCCAAATGTCCGGTTACCGGCAAAAGGATTCAGGGG ATTCCTCACTTGAGGCCAGCTGAATATAAGAGGTCTAGACTAGCTAGGAATCGGAGGACTGTGAATCGTGCGTACGGTGGTGTTTTATCTGGGAGTGCTGTGAGAGAGAG GATCATTCGGGCCTTTTTGGTGGAAGAGCAGAAGATTGTGAAGAAGGTATTGAAGATTCAGAAGGCCAAGGAAAAGCTGGCATCAAAGAGCTAA